The stretch of DNA aattcttgtcttagatttgtctagatatgaatgtatcaagtcacaatttagtattagatacatccgtatctagacaaatctaagacaagaattttgggatggagggagtacaagaaatctcttgtgtccccaacacacccaatacaatggcaaattgtataggtgcactagtttggcgaaaagatggtgatacaagtgtagtatggatagtagatataggtttttgtaaactgaaataataaaaacagcaaggtagcaattaGCAAACAGCGAGCAAAACGGTATATTAAttcttaaaaacaaggcctagggttcctACTTTCCTGAGCGCAATCTCTCAATAGtgctaacataattgaatcatataacCGTCTCTCAACATGtgacaaagaatcactccaaagttcttacactacaaaaaaagacacatccgtgacattaaGGTCCGAACAAATTTTTTCTCTATCATggttatgacacttctatgatgataattgtgacaaaaacgcgtatcatcatagatgtggtgggctcctacttctatgacaaaaaatcatgacagaaaatgggttttTCATCCTGGGTGGGTCGGggacgcacctgcatgacattttttgggccgtccatgacataATAGTCGTgatagaagtgagggcgaggaaattttcgtggagttcccggttatggtgggtggtcggggccgagcgatggaGTGTGGTTTATGTGTTTCTCTCTCGTACGCGCGCGTGGTGTGAGCCGTGTCGCtataactgaacccgagcaagaaGCGTTTGCTTACTGAACCTGAATGATCGCACTGCAACGTACTGAAgtcgatcgatcgatcccttcgCCGATAACTGAACCCGACCGACTCCTTCgctgctaactgaacccgattgaTCGCTGCTGCTGCTAACCGAACCCAATCAATCgctgctgctaactgaacccgatcgaagCCCCATGCGAGACGTAGGTAGCCATTTGAGTTGCCTCTGAATGAACAGTGCCCGTTGCTATCGCGTGCGCGCGATACGTAGAACAAGTCGAGACGTGGTGAGTCCGGCCGATTAGTTAGCTGTGGATGAACGACTctggtgggggttggatgaacatgacccgACCGTGTGTAGGCAGTTGccactggatgaacaggaccccgtggtagtacgCGGTTGTCgatggatgaataggaccccgaggAAGCCGCCACACACCGCAGCCGGTTGGgagtggatgaacaggagcccgtggaggctggttGAAAAGTAgtcggtggaggctggatgaacagtagcccgtggatgaacaatggttggtggaggctagaggaagtcgacggtggatgaacagtagcttgtggagtcccgttttgcgatacgccacaccctcCCGACGAACATgacccgtttcgaccgtaggcgcTCCAACAGAAGttcgtttccttcgttttgctgtatgtcagacccctcccgatcaacaggaccacGTTTCGGTCATAGGTGCTTGAACAAAAGTCTGTTTGCTCCGTTTTGTGGTATGGCAGACCCCTTCCGATGAACATGATtccgtttcgaccgtaggcggTCGAACagaaggtcgtttcctccgttttgcgatacgctaGGCCCCAtttcggctgttccgtccaagccggttggctcatGATGAATAGGACACATTCTGTTGCCTCCTAGTTAacacgacgttgtttctccgttcatACCTAGCCGGTTAGATACCGATGAATAGGACGCCGTTGCTGCCGTCcattgcctctccatgtacacgagccctggccgtacgtatgcgtgagtacgTGTTCGAGACCCTGCCTGTATGTATGTACAAGGCCGTATTTTTTGGCATGtggctgtacatacgtgtacacgATTTAGACGGGACTACCTGAACTACTACGTTGGGGGATCTACTATAACACGTGCCGCTACTTGGTCACGATTCATCATTGCAGAGAGACcgatcgactagtatgtacgtacacgtttgcgatGAGACATACAACgttacgtacgcttcgaccaggcgggtcccagctgtcagggaggataaggacaCACTTCCTTACATGCAAGATATAGCTATTGGGTCCCGTCTGTCAGGGAATGAATCATTTTTATTTTGCGagtaataaggaggtacttccttgtgttcgaagatgtagctggtgggtccaactGTCAGCCTCACCGcctacagtcctcttccgatggtTGTCGTTCGTCGACcttgttgaccacgccgcgccgagagcatcaaggcgctggacgacggcgaggcctaggaagggaacgacgcggAGCTAGAGAAGACGAGCCaggtggatgcccacgcggaggggagtacgagggttcactggtcgGCTATGGTGTAAGGCTGCCATCGTCGGAGAATAATAGggagtgtgggtgagtagagggaagGCCTAGCCAGTGGTAGTATGGTCGAGCGGTGAGGCATGCATGGCAGCatagccgaccacgggaggctgGAGTAGGCAGTACGGtgggcgctggtttgggcggctggagcaagagcAAAGGTTAAAGATGCAACATGGCCATTGGCTTAACATCtaacggtcactgaagctagaaatagtttattgactaagttgacaaagctctgcatatgcgtcaacttagtaggcccacaagtcagcctccaaatctggtgggtcccagctagcagggggaattattttttgtgcgtaataaggtgACACTTCTTTGCGTGCGAAAATGTTTTCTGgttttttaaatttcttcttttTCGAGTAAGAATAAAACGAAAACTATTTAGCATCTTTGGTACAATCTATATTTTCGCGAAATGGATCATAATaaagttggtgggtcccagctgtcatgGAGATCATCATAAATCCAACTGCCTACTACCAacgggtcttgttcatccagcggcaaccgCCTACACACGActggggtcctattcatccaacccacatcgggaactgttcatccataGCCAACCAACCAGTTGGACTCAACACGCCTCGACTCGTTCTACGTATCACGCATGCGGCAACAACATGCACTGTTCGTCCAGAGGCAAACCAACCGGCTAGCTAAATCTCGCATGGGGGTTCGGTCGGCTTCAGTAAGCAGCAGCCGcgatcgatcgggttcagttagcagcaaAGGAGTCGGTCGGGTTTAGTTAACAAcaaagggatcgatcgatcggcTTCAGTACGTAGCAAtgtgatcgctcgggttcagtaagaGAAGACCTCTGGCTCGTCTTCAGTTACAGCGGACACGACTCGCACCACATGCGCGTATGAGAGAGAAACACACAAACCACactgcatcgctcggccccgaccacccaccataatcGGAAAGTTCGCGAAAATTTCCTCGCCCTCATTTCTGCCATGATTTTTtatgtcatggacggcccaaagaatgtcatgcggGTGCGTCCTCGGCCCACCCATGACGAAAAGCTCATTTTCTGTCATGTTTTtagtcatagaagtaggagcccaccacatctatgatgaaacgtgtttttgtcacaattatcgtcatagaagtgtcataaccatgacagaaaaaattcgttCTAAGCCataatgtcacggatgtgtcttttttgtagtgcatacagaggcaacaagagagagagaggggagatcCGCTGCAGCACACGGGGCTCTCCTCCACCCGACGGCTTGACTAGCTACGTGCGCTCTCGCTTGGTGTGCCTCCTTCAGATTTGACGCGTCCACGGCGAACAAgagggtgggggtgggggggttCATGGCACTTCCGAAGCTGGCGTATGACGACGTCGTGGTGGCGGCTATAGCGCCACTCAAGGGCTCGACATCCGTGGCAGCTGGGGAGGGGGAGAAGACCTTGTCAGAGTGCGCCATCTATCTGTTGGAGTTTGGGGAGAAGGAAGAGATCCGGCTCAGCTATTAGACTCTGAGATTTCTTTAAGTTGGCTCTGAGTAGTAGGAACTTATATGGATCATGTTTTTTTATTGTTTCTCCCTATCGGTACTCGACGATGCTTATGGACTGGTTGTCTGTTTGATATAGTGATTTTGGTCataaggttgtcagaatcgcgattctatTATGCGATTCTATGACTTTATGATACAATCTAACCCCTCCGATTCTATAATTTTAGTTCATAGAATCTATGTTTCTACAATCCTAATAGTTAAGATTCTATGATTTATGATCCTACCATTGGAGCTCCGATCTGATTCGAAATCGCCATTTTGACAACCTTGTTTTGGTGTACACAAATAAACAAGTGAGAAGAAGAGCACATTATTAGGGACTGTACTCCATTAGACGCATTAGCATCAGTGAAGATATTGGCCCAGTTTGGCCATGTTTACAGGACGCACAAGGGTAAATGATCAAGTATTTTCATTATTGGTAGACACTATATTGAAGAAAAGTGCAGGTCCTAGGTGTGCCTATGTGACACCATTCTACTTCTCCATTCATCCGGCCCTGTCTACCACACTGCTTTTACTTGATTTTTTGAACAATGGTGCCAATGCTCAGAATGATCGACTCAGTCTTGCAAACgaacatgatgtaaaaagaatgATCTTCAAGGGCACCACCCCTGCTTCTGTTTTCATTGAAAACAAAACAAGACCGTGATGTAAAATGAGACTACATAAGGTAATTGTTTGCTGCAAGGTAGTGCTTACTTTCCCGTATTGTAAGCATATTTGTAAGGATTTTAAAATTCCTGCAACAATTTTCCTATTGTTTTTGGATGTTTAGGGTAGTTTCAGACCTAAGATAAGAAGTGGCTACTTCTACGGAAGCATAAATTCTCTTTCATATTTACTGCGATATGTATTGAGACTGGTTGATATACAGTAGGCCCGACAAAGGCTAGACAGAAGTTTGATCATGTGATATTTATACAAAATTGTTTTTCCCTTGCCAAAGCAACAAGCATTTGAACATGCTCTTTCATGGACGCGGCGACACGCCGTGCCTCTGCCTGCTAGTCAGTTTCCAAAGCTACTGAGATCACCAGCTGTTTGGTGCAAATCAACTCCCAAGCTACTTCAAGAGAACTCATGTCACCTTTTAAAACATATCGCTTCCAACAGAACAACAATGTTGAATGAAAGAACAATGCAAATAATCGATAAAAGCCTATTTTAGGTTCATGACACAAGGATCATATTTTTATATTAAGCGAGATAGATATTCACTTGAGTAAGTTGTCTGATGATAAAACATCAAAAGACACTATATTTGCCTGCTGCTACCTTCCTAACTATGGTTTTTTAGTTGTTAGTGTTGCCATATATATAGCTGATCTTAGATAATGTATGTACATACTGAGAATATTTAACACAGAGAAAATAACACGATTAACCCTACAATTATACGATAGCACAGATCGTGCCCATAAAATGGTCAGCCAAGTGACCATCAGTGATAGGTGATATACCAAATAATTTGTCTACGTTGCGGTAGAAAGTTGACAAAATAGGTGAAACAACAGGTTTGCACAGAGAGCTTATTGCGATTTTAACACATACTGTATAATATAAGTTCGATTCTGTACAGTGAAAATGCAGTTTATAACAACTGTCTTCCAACTCACTGACCACGCGGGGTTTGCCTCCCTGCAGAGAGTGAAACAATGCATTCTTGGACCATCACCTGAACTTTTCTCTTGAGAAGCTTGTCCTTCACACCAGAAAGCATGCTACGGTAAAACATCTCCAAGCGAGCGAGTTCATCGGTATCTGACGAATCCAAGATGTTCTCAAATTCCTTCCTGATATCAAAGACTGCAGACTCTTGAAGTGAGCGAGGAAGCGTCCGTTCGTCCATTGGCTTGCGGAATATTGAAATGTGGAGTATGTTGGCATATCTCTCCATGAGTGTCAGTTTTGACCTAAGGAACTGTAGCTCCTCTGAGGCAGCAGATAACTTCAGCTCCAGCTCGGTGCTAGTGCGATCATTCGCTCTTGATGTCGACGCCTGCGCTTGGTCCCCATGAATCTCTTGGAAGTTCTCATCAAGAGGAGGCCACATCACAACGCATGGAGTGTAACTGTCAGTAGTCTGGTCTCTCCCAAGCACGCCGCTGCGGCCTCGGCCCCATGCCCACATCCTGTACCCGTCACCGGCAACAAGAACAGTGTGGGCAGCTCCACAGGCAACCTGCACTGGCCCCAGAAACTTGAACCCATTCGTCTCAGGAGACTGAACCCTTATGGGGTACAGAGCATCCCCTGCGTCCATTCCTGAAAAGCTAGCATCTGGGCACAATCCGAGGCCTCTCTCCATTCCCCAGCACCACACCTCTCCGTCGGAGGAGACCACTGCCGTGTGGAACAATCCACAATCAAGAGAGATGAGGAAGGAACCAGTGGGCAAGCCGTCAACAGGCTGCGGGGAGCAGATGGTGGCAGTTGTTCCATGGCCAAGCTGCCCATTGTCACCAATGCCAAATGTCCAGCACCGAGATTCAAGATCCTGATCAAAGGACTTCTTATTGGTGAGCACAGCAGTGTGCCAAGCTCCGCATGCAATTTCATACACCTCCCATGAAGAGCCTTCACCAAATTCTGAGATAAGCACGGGGCGAGACCTACTTTCCTTGTCACCTAGACCCAACTGCCCATGGTTGTTGTTACCCCAGGAATAACAGACAAGGTCACCTCCTGTATATGTCTCTCCAGCACTGACAGCAGCTACAACATGCTCATTACCGCAGGCAACCTTAACCACAGTGTGACCATGGAAATCCCACACAGGCAGTGGGGCTGAGGTAGCTGCTATACAAAACTCCCCATCATCAGTCTGCTGGGGGCAATTCCCCCACATCCACAGGGCCCCAAGACTGTCTATTGCGAATGACATCATGCCCCCAGCTTTCACGGAAGACAACTGTAACAGAACATACAACGGGATCAATCAAGCAGAAAGCTCTCAAGCTTAGAGTCTGCAAACTGTTGATTGCTGAAAAGGGGTGCTTCTTTTATACCTTCAAAGGAGTCCCTGCAAGAGTGTTCTGTTCTTCATCCTGCAGTGTTTCAGGGGAACCCAAATCTTGAAAACCGTCGACCAAACATGGAGAAAGGGAATTCTCTTCCCCATAGCCAAGCTGACCGTCCGTTAGGTAGTCAAGAAAGTAAAATAGTCGATAATGACAAGGATATTACTAGAGTGATTTCGATATGACAAAACTCAAAATAAGACAAGCAGTATAAAGGATACAGATATTGTAGCCCCATGACCAGAGTGAGCCTTCATCTGCAATGTTGAAGAGTATTCATTACCAATGACATTTCACTATCAACCTTCATCATACTATATTACTATTTGGCAAGGGTGTTTCACTACCGTTGAAGTTAAGAAATCATTTACAGATAAGACTCACAACAAATGAAACAACTTATTTCTCATGCACCAAGAGTCTAGAGAAACAAGGGATGTTTTGTGTACGGGATACTCTCACTGTATCAGTTCAGTCAGTAATGCATGGTCAGGTCAAGACCACACGAACAGTTACACAAATCAACGGTAGAAAAATTCAATGCACATGCATGCACACATCGTATGAAAGCCCAATTGCTTGTGAAATCAAGAGAAATCACACATGGCCTGGACCCTGGGCATCATTTCAACTTGCAGACTGCATCACCAGCAAATAAAACTGCCAGTTTAGTGACAACCATAAAGTGGAATCAGGCAGTCCCACGTTTTGAGCCACTGTAAGATCAATTCCAGTTTTCTTTTCAGGCTAGTGCATCTACCACTCTCCACAAGCCGCACAGACATCATAAATTCAGAATGCTGCAAGTACTTCAGACAGTATTTTCCCGACCCAAATTGCCGTACAACAATGTCTAGTTTCGCTTTTACTACCACGAAGAGGAGTACAGTAGTAGAAGAAGCGGACGAGATAGAGGCATAGAGCACGAACCGTCGAGCGCGAGGCTGTGGTACGCgccggcggcgacggcggtgaACCTGGGCCGCTGCCTCCCCGCAGCAGGAGCAGCAGCGACGGCGGGCACGACAGCGGTGGGCACGTGCACGTCCGCCTCGCGACCGGTGCCAAGGCGGCCGAACGTGCCCCGCCCCCATGAGTACAGCTCCCCGTTACCTGCAAGCCACGAACGAAAACCACCCTTCAGATCCCGAATTCCGGCGATGCCCGGAAGAATCCGCGTGACAAAAGTGGCCACGTGGGGCGGGGGTCGGGGGTGCTTACTGGTGAGGGCGAGCGTGTGGGCCTCGCCGGCGGCGACGGCGGACACCTTGGGCGGCATCTGCGGGGGGGCAGCGGTGGAGTGGCGGAGACGGCAGGGGTACAACCGTACAAGTGGAAGAATTGGCCGCGAGAGGAAGGTGGCGGTTGAAAAGGAAGCTcgtggaggagaggagaggaagaCGATAAAGGAGTCGACTCACTCGAGTGAATGAATCGAAACGGCAAAGTCAGTGTGAGAGTTGCGTGCGTGCGAGCGTGCCGATATCTTCGGGCTCGCCCGCGCTGTCGTCTTCGCTTTTTCTCCGGAGCTATCCTGCGATACGTATCGGTTTGGGCGTGTCGCGCGCCTAGCTGCCGCTGCGTCACCGCAGATGCAGATATGGCTGCTGCTACCATGATGATAAGCGCCATTAAGTGGTTGGAATTTAGGAAAAGGTGGGTAGGTGTGCTGATTGGGAGTGCGATGTGGACAGGTGTTCATGTGTACTCACTACTGTCATCAATGTAGACAAGTGGCAGTGTTAACTTTCTTTTTTGGGGTGCGCGTGGAATTGTCAATGTTTTTACTGAACTGAAGCGGCAACCAAACCAAACTCTGCATATATGATCAGAGCATCCTGGAGAAAAAACTCATGACACTACTCCAAAAACGCAAACTCGCAACACTGCAAATCAACAATCAACATCCAGGTGATGCCATCCATTGCACCAAGGGGGCTCCAATTTGTACAAGCAGCCAACTCACAGGACTTCAGGACACTTTACAGGTTCAGGTTCGGCGCATCATCTAAAGGCACAGCACCCTGAAAGTTGAACTCCCTGCCAAGGGGTGTACTAGTTTGCCACCATCTATCTCACATTCTCACAGATTTGACAGCCAGATAACATCGATTATAGCGGATGCGGCAAGGAAGGCGCAGCTGAGAAAGGCGCACGCGATGGAGGCTGCTGATAGGTCGCAAAAACGTGGCAAGGGCTTGCAGAAGTTGGGAAGCGCCGTGTGCCGGATGCCGGTGCGGTTCAAATTTGCGACGCCCGCCGCTGCTGACCCCCCGCTCAGCATCGCATACGCAAAGACCTGCCAAGGATGCACCAGCCGTATAATTCTTCAGTTCCATGGAAATGTCAGACACTAGCAGAGTTCAGAAAGTTCAGATGTTATTTGTCAAAGCTAACAGAGGGTCATGAGCTACTGAAGGCGCTATTACCTGGGAAACAAAGTTTGGAAGCAAACAAACGCCTAAGGACAAACATCGTACAGAAAGCTTGCAAAAAGTCCTGGTCTCCTGGGCTTCCCATTGATAGGGTTTACTGGAATGATTCGGTGACTATTTTTTATGTGGTATACTTTCAAATTTCTTCAATCACTTCAATGTGACTTGTCAAACGGCATAGAGAATGCATCAGTGCTCAAAAGAAACAGATAAATGTGTCTTTTAAGCAGCATTAATTTTGATTGGGAGGGGTGCGAaaataatcatatgcaagatgctaGTAAGGAATCGGTAATGAATTACTTGGTAGTTCGTTTACTGAGATTTAATTTATGGTTATTATAAATCATTCTCCATCTTATAGATAGCATGAGAAAACAATGTCGAATTACCTTTGTACTCCAATATCAATGCCAAAAAAACAAGATGTGCATTTACCATGTATCAACTGCTACGAGGGCCACTGAAGAAACGCCATACCAACTATGTATAAGAAAATTCAGAAAAAGTTTTTCTGTACAAACATTAGTTTGCTCAAATATGATTTGCCTTTGCTCTTCACCTAGTTGCGTGCCACTGTGGAGTTTAATTCTCAATATCTTCAAGAAAAAACAAACAGCCCTTATGGACTTTTATTGTATATTTAGCACAATTGAATCCCTATACCGCCGCGCATGTACATGATACTCAATTTTGCTCGTGCCTATTTCTAATAAAAGTGCAGAATATACTTATCTAAAATATGTTTATAAAGTGATATCAGTGTATTCCTCAAATGCATAAGACTAGGTGACAAAATGCACACTCACATGCACAAAAAAGTGATATGTTTATAAAGTGATATCAGTGTACAGTGATAAAGGACAGAATAGGAATACTTTGCAACATTGAACACTCACATGCACACAAAAAAAGAATAATTTCTCTGTAAGCTATAAAAAGGATTCATTTTCTGTAGTCTTTTGTGGCTAGTGACAAACATTCCATCTAAATCAAGCAAGGAAACTTTTTTACCGCTTCCTTCCTTCTTTTGCTAGTTTGTTGTTCTCTTTGCGGGGTTTTTTCCAACTTCAAGTTTTTTGTTTGGTTTGTAAAGACTCTCACCATCTTTGGTGATTCCTCCTAACACAAAATGATGCACATTCAAGAAAAGAAAAAAGTAACGGAACTATTTTTATGTAGCCAACATATAGACATGGCAAGCTAGTGACAAGGGACTAAATAAATTTTGTACTAAGATGACAGTTGCTAGCATGAGATTTCTTCAGTCGTAACTTAGAACTAACTCAACCAACCGCCTATACTAGTACTGGCTACTGACCCGCCCATAAAATACATAAGAGTATTACATAACATAGAGGAAACTGTCACTTTTATGCAGACATCACAAACAGGGAAATAAAGTATGAAACAACATGACTAAAAAAATAAAATCTAATCATCGGAGCACAAATAACAATGATAATTACCAGAAAATGCATAATCAGATCAAAATGATCATAACATACCTGATCACCAGCTAACAGCATCCAGGCATAGCGCCTGGATGGAACCACAGGGACTTTCTTCAAGGCCTTGTACGCAATCGACAGAAGTTGTGCCAGAGAGTAGGCAGCTGCTGCCGCAGATAGCCCAACCAAGGATCTGAAGTTACGAACAACACCATCAGAACTAAGTATTCTGCACGGAGATATTTACAGATTTCAAACTACAACAGTTCAAAGACTTACTTCAGCGAATCAGAGAGGGACCATTTGGCATACAGTGGAATCTCGATGCCAAAGATGATGAGACTACCCCGTTGCTTGGCAGAGACCATGAGCGACATTGAGAGCAGCGCCATCACGAGGGCTGCAGCTCTGGTGGCCACCATGGCCATGTCCAGCCGTGGACATCTTGCTGCTACAGATGTTGTGGGAGGCTCCGGCACCGCGCTGCTCCCCATGGCCGGCATCTGGATGCCAAGCTCCGAACCATTCTGGCCATTAGCAAAGGAACCCATTCCTTTTGCTCCTGGTTGTGGTTTTCTGATCGTAGAAGCTTTTGGCTATGCTGTTTTTCCTTTTAGCATGGTGATGCAACTGAAGGAGGGGGGTGGAGGATTCTAGTAAAAAGATGTATCTGGTTGAGAATCCATGTTATATGCATATATGATGCACCCGTGAATGTTTTCTGTACTTGCTGTCACCATGCTATGACAAAAGCAGCACGGCTTTCGAGCTACCCAAGACCTGTAAGTTGTTTGCTAGCCTATCACTAGGATAAGATTTTAGCTGACAACTGCAGTTATCGCCAAGTGTCAGCAGGATGTGTAATTTGTGCATTAAGAACAGTGCTAGGTTCTATAGTTATTGCAACAACAAAGCAATTGCGTGGGAATCTTTTCTTTTCTCTCCAAAGATTCGTGGGAATCTGCGTATTCTACCAAATGCAGTGGACTGAAAGGAGAAGGCAGAATTAGTAAGACTAAAAATTTGCAGTCACATGGGTTAGTTATTTGGGATACAATACGGTTGTCCTAATCATTAGGTAAGCCTACTTTAAGACTGATTTGG from Triticum urartu cultivar G1812 chromosome 3, Tu2.1, whole genome shotgun sequence encodes:
- the LOC125544718 gene encoding ultraviolet-B receptor UVR8-like isoform X2, translated to MPPKVSAVAAGEAHTLALTSNGELYSWGRGTFGRLGTGREADVHVPTAVVPAVAAAPAAGRQRPRFTAVAAGAYHSLALDDEGSLWSWGYNIYGQLGYGEENSLSPCLVDGFQDLGSPETLQDEEQNTLAGTPLKLSSVKAGGMMSFAIDSLGALWMWGNCPQQTDDGEFCIAATSAPLPVWDFHGHTVVKVACGNEHVVAAVSAGETYTGGDLVCYSWGNNNHGQLGLGDKESRSRPVLISEFGEGSSWEVYEIACGAWHTAVLTNKKSFDQDLESRCWTFGIGDNGQLGHGTTATICSPQPVDGLPTGSFLISLDCGLFHTAVVSSDGEVWCWGMERGLGLCPDASFSGMDAGDALYPIRVQSPETNGFKFLGPVQVACGAAHTVLVAGDGYRMWAWGRGRSGVLGRDQTTDSYTPCVVMWPPLDENFQEIHGDQAQASTSRANDRTSTELELKLSAASEELQFLRSKLTLMERYANILHISIFRKPMDERTLPRSLQESAVFDIRKEFENILDSSDTDELARLEMFYRSMLSGVKDKLLKRKVQVMVQECIVSLSAGRQTPRGQ
- the LOC125544718 gene encoding serine/threonine-protein kinase Nek8-like isoform X1, encoding MALIIMVAAAISASAVTQRQLGARHAQTDTYRRIAPEKKRRRQRGRARRYRHARTHATLTLTLPFRFIHSSESTPLSSSSPLLHELPFQPPPSSRGQFFHLYGCTPAVSATPPLPPRRCRPRCPPSPPARPTRSPSPVTGSCTHGGGARSAALAPVARRTCTCPPLSCPPSLLLLLRGGSGPGSPPSPPARTTASRSTMKAHSGHGATISLGYGEENSLSPCLVDGFQDLGSPETLQDEEQNTLAGTPLKLSSVKAGGMMSFAIDSLGALWMWGNCPQQTDDGEFCIAATSAPLPVWDFHGHTVVKVACGNEHVVAAVSAGETYTGGDLVCYSWGNNNHGQLGLGDKESRSRPVLISEFGEGSSWEVYEIACGAWHTAVLTNKKSFDQDLESRCWTFGIGDNGQLGHGTTATICSPQPVDGLPTGSFLISLDCGLFHTAVVSSDGEVWCWGMERGLGLCPDASFSGMDAGDALYPIRVQSPETNGFKFLGPVQVACGAAHTVLVAGDGYRMWAWGRGRSGVLGRDQTTDSYTPCVVMWPPLDENFQEIHGDQAQASTSRANDRTSTELELKLSAASEELQFLRSKLTLMERYANILHISIFRKPMDERTLPRSLQESAVFDIRKEFENILDSSDTDELARLEMFYRSMLSGVKDKLLKRKVQVMVQECIVSLSAGRQTPRGQ
- the LOC125544719 gene encoding CASP-like protein 3A1, with product MGSFANGQNGSELGIQMPAMGSSAVPEPPTTSVAARCPRLDMAMVATRAAALVMALLSMSLMVSAKQRGSLIIFGIEIPLYAKWSLSDSLKSLVGLSAAAAAYSLAQLLSIAYKALKKVPVVPSRRYAWMLLAGDQVFAYAMLSGGSAAAGVANLNRTGIRHTALPNFCKPLPRFCDLSAASIACAFLSCAFLAASAIIDVIWLSNL